TACCCGCGAGTAGGCTTTTTCCAGCCCATCAGCGTTGTCGCCCTGATTTTGCTTATCTTCCTGTTCATGATGCTCGCGAATGATAGTCACAGGAGGGTCGACATTCTTATCAATAACAGAGACGCTCTTTGTTGACTCGCCGTCAGAACCGTCAGCCTCTTGCAGGCTAATAATTTCCGGTGCTGGCATGCTGTCCTGAATCATCTGTTCATCAAAACTGGGGTTCAGGGCGGGTGACAACGGAGAACTCATCAGACTGTCCGGCATGGCAATATGGGGTAATGGGGCATCTTCCACATAGTGCACTTCCTGTTTTTTTGCCGTACGGCTAAGCAACACCAACACTAAACTACAGAGTGCAAAGAAAGCATACAGAATATTACCCCCTAGCGGTTGCATCAAGGCGCCGACAATGAGAGGGCCGATACTGGCACCTACACCAAATGACATCAGTAAACAGGCCGCCAGCGAGACCCGGCGTTCTGACTCAATCAGGTCATTCGCCAGCGCCACCACCAGAGGATAGAGCGTAAATTGTAGCGTACCTACTACAAATCCAATCCCCAGTAGAAGCGCAAAAGAGATATGGGGCAATATGGCTAATGGTAATGCGGCTAATGCTAGCAACAGGGCAATAATCCGTAATAAGACTAGCCGGTTATAACGATCGGAAAGCCAGCTAAAAGGCAGTTGGGCAATCAGACCGGCACAAATAGAGACCGACATAAACATCCCTGTCTGTTCAGTAGAAAGGGATTGCTGGCTGGTGTAAACCGGTGCCAAGCCATAAAAGGAACCCACCACCATGCCGATCACCACAATAGAGGCCAGCACCTTGGGAATCGAGCCAATAAAATAACGCAGCTCCATGGGGGCCGGTGAAATCTGCTGTACGTGGCTGCGGGTGGTCAGGGCAATAGGAACCAGACAAAGTGAGAAACACAGGGCGATAATCAGCAGGGTTTGAATGCCTAAGTCTGGTTGCAGGATTAAAACAATCTGCCCCAGTGCCGTTCCTAAATAAGAGGCTGCCATATAAAATCCAAATACGACCCCCCGTTGATTAGGT
Above is a window of Limnobaculum parvum DNA encoding:
- a CDS encoding MFS transporter, with amino-acid sequence MRKALSVFFPLYTTTMIMLLGSGLLTTYISLRLASTSVSGAFIGAIIAANYIGLVIGGKIGYSLIIRVGHIRTYVSCAGIVTAAVLMYGITEILMTWAVLRLIIGLCLMCQYMVLESWFNDQAEPNQRGVVFGFYMAASYLGTALGQIVLILQPDLGIQTLLIIALCFSLCLVPIALTTRSHVQQISPAPMELRYFIGSIPKVLASIVVIGMVVGSFYGLAPVYTSQQSLSTEQTGMFMSVSICAGLIAQLPFSWLSDRYNRLVLLRIIALLLALAALPLAILPHISFALLLGIGFVVGTLQFTLYPLVVALANDLIESERRVSLAACLLMSFGVGASIGPLIVGALMQPLGGNILYAFFALCSLVLVLLSRTAKKQEVHYVEDAPLPHIAMPDSLMSSPLSPALNPSFDEQMIQDSMPAPEIISLQEADGSDGESTKSVSVIDKNVDPPVTIIREHHEQEDKQNQGDNADGLEKAYSRV